A region from the Bactrocera dorsalis isolate Fly_Bdor chromosome 1, ASM2337382v1, whole genome shotgun sequence genome encodes:
- the LOC115065735 gene encoding uncharacterized protein LOC115065735 → MSLDDSISAPSQSNIQISREISIKAPPFYSEKPALWFAQLESQFRMRSILTEVDKFHVAVPLIDTRSASTVEDIILAPPITNPYRELKEALIARFSKSKEANLIQLLDGESLGDKTPSQHLRHLRSLVPDIDEEVLKARWLSHLPPQMHACLVIQEQADLNKLGAAADKLHEVIKPAAIAAVSDLETQVAALAEHLAELSAIVARSQFPEVTKPDGLPKFTKHQTRHYIKTKEGPPVTSKARRLAPDRLIIAKAEFEKMIKIGLARRSNSPWASPLHLVPKKSGD, encoded by the exons ATGTCTCTGGACGACTCAATCAGCGCTCCGTCGCAATCAAACATTCAGATTTCTAGGGAAATCTCCATCAAAGCTCCACCATTTTACAGCGAAAAACCTGCGTTGTGGTTTGCGCAACTCGAGTCGCAATTCAGAATGCGGAGCATTCTAACAGAAGTCGACAAATTCCACGTGGCCGTGCCTTTAATTGACACTAGATCAGCCTCCACAGTCGAAGATATAATTTTGGCACCACCTATTACCAATCCATACAGAGAACTTAAAGAGGCACTTATTGCACGCTTCTCAAAATCTAAAGAAGCTAACCTTATACAATTATTGGACGGAGAGAGCCTAGGTGACAAAACTCCATCTCAACACCTGCGTCATCTCCGTAGTCTCGTCCCGGACATTGATGAGGAAGTTCTCAAGGCGCGATGGTTATCACACCTTCCTCCCCAAATGCACGCATGCCTCGTCATACAGGAACAGGCTGATCTCAATAAACTTGGGGCTGCAGCCGACAAGCTTCACGAGGTGATTAAACCGGCCGCCATAGCAGCTGTTTCAGACCTGGAGACGCAAGTAGCAGCCTTGGCAGAACACCTAGCAGAACTTTCAGCCATCGTAGCGCGTTCAC AATTCCCTGAAGTAACCAAACCAGACGGCCTACCAAAATTCACCAAACACCAAACTCGACATTATATCAAAACTAAGGAGGGACCTCCTGTCACAAGCAAAGCACGAAGACTTGCACCTGATCGTCTTATCATCGCTAAGgcagaatttgaaaaaatgattaaGATTGGCCTCGCCCGGCGATCCAACAGCCCATGGGCATCACCGCTACACCTGGTGCCAAAGAAATCAGGAGATTGA